Proteins encoded in a region of the Chelonoidis abingdonii isolate Lonesome George chromosome 2, CheloAbing_2.0, whole genome shotgun sequence genome:
- the EIF1B gene encoding eukaryotic translation initiation factor 1b, whose translation MSTIQNLQSFDPFADATKGDDLLPAGTEDYIHIRIQQRNGRKTLTTVQGIADDYDKKKLVKAFKKKFACNGTVIEHPEYGEVIQLQGDQRKNICQFLLEVGIVKEEQLKVHGF comes from the exons ATGTCCACTATCCAGAACCTCCAATCCTTCG ACCCCTTTGCTGATGCAACTAAGGGTGACGACTTACTCCCGGCAGGGACTGAGGATTACATTCATATAAGGATCCAGCAACGAAACGGCAGGAAGACATTAACTACTGTTCAGGGAATTGCAGATGATTATGACAAAAAAAAACTTGTGAAAGCCTTCAAAAAG AAATTTGCTTGTAATGGTACTGTGATTGAGCATCCTGAGTACGGTGAAGTTATCCAGCTTCAAGGTGACCAGAGAAAGAACATTTGCCAATTCCTCTTAGAG GTTGGCATTGTCAAGGAGGAGCAGCTGAAAGttcatggtttttaa